The proteins below come from a single Roseiflexus sp. RS-1 genomic window:
- the mltG gene encoding endolytic transglycosylase MltG, translating to MSDTIQRTSFAKTLRAIFLGVALLALSVACAGYLLLSEIRRPAGNDATPVEFIVEPGDSASVIATRLGTANLIRQPLLFTLLVRMQGLDSELQAGRYLLRANMTMSEIIAALQNSRVEEVQVTIIEGSRLEEIAEQIAAAGLVNVTEQAFLRTARNGAAFQPQHFYLNSLPPGASLEGYLFPDTYRFAVTATVTEVIEIMLDRFDEQYATFEREVTVKGATVHDIVTMASIVQREAAREDEMPKIAAVFWNRLKPEHLAETGGGKLGADPTVQYILGQRGNWWPRLDSLSIDEINGIASPYNTRVNPGLPPGPIASPGLAALRAAARPDTSAPYLYFVASCTTPGAHNFAVTFEEFQRFEREYLTCPSR from the coding sequence ATGTCTGATACCATTCAGCGAACCTCATTCGCCAAAACGCTGCGTGCGATCTTTCTCGGCGTCGCGCTGCTGGCGCTCAGCGTTGCCTGCGCTGGCTACCTTCTCCTCAGCGAAATCCGTCGCCCGGCAGGGAATGATGCAACGCCGGTCGAATTCATTGTTGAACCGGGTGATAGCGCCAGTGTCATCGCTACCCGCCTTGGAACGGCAAACCTGATTCGCCAACCGCTGCTGTTTACCCTTCTGGTGCGTATGCAAGGTCTCGACAGCGAATTACAGGCCGGTCGCTATCTGCTGCGTGCCAACATGACCATGAGCGAAATCATCGCAGCCTTGCAAAACAGTCGGGTTGAAGAAGTGCAGGTGACGATCATCGAAGGCTCGCGGCTCGAAGAAATCGCCGAGCAGATCGCCGCAGCCGGGCTGGTCAATGTGACCGAGCAGGCATTTCTGCGCACGGCGCGCAACGGTGCAGCGTTTCAACCGCAGCACTTCTACCTCAACAGCCTCCCGCCCGGCGCAAGCCTGGAAGGGTATCTGTTTCCCGATACCTATCGCTTCGCGGTGACTGCCACGGTCACCGAGGTGATCGAAATCATGCTCGACCGCTTTGATGAGCAGTACGCAACATTCGAACGCGAGGTGACGGTGAAGGGCGCTACGGTTCACGATATTGTGACCATGGCGTCGATTGTGCAGCGTGAGGCGGCGCGTGAAGATGAGATGCCCAAAATCGCCGCTGTGTTCTGGAATCGCCTCAAGCCGGAACATCTTGCCGAAACGGGGGGCGGCAAACTGGGCGCCGACCCAACCGTGCAGTACATTCTGGGGCAGCGCGGCAACTGGTGGCCCCGTCTCGATTCGCTCAGTATCGATGAAATCAACGGTATTGCCAGCCCGTACAACACACGTGTCAATCCAGGGTTGCCGCCCGGACCGATCGCCAGTCCGGGGCTTGCGGCGCTACGCGCTGCTGCCAGACCCGACACATCGGCGCCATACCTCTACTTTGTCGCTTCCTGCACCACGCCCGGCGCACACAATTTTGCCGTTACGTTTGAGGAGTTTCAGCGCTTCGAGCGGGAGTACCTGACATGTCCGTCGCGTTAG
- the aroE gene encoding shikimate dehydrogenase — translation MSVALAGVIGDPVDHSLSPFLHNAAFEHLGIVARYERWRTSSAELPQRIASLRAPHILGANVTLPHKIAVIPLLDRLDPQAEQIGAVNTIVRLPDGQLEGCNTDAPATIATLREDAGFDPTGKRIVLLGASGAARAAACALIAAQATALTVINRTLERAEELLADVLANSDADPYLRALTPDDPDVPEAIASADLIINATSLGWHADETPLPGHLIPATALVFDMVYRPTRLLREAAQAGAATLDGRGMLVRQAALSFERWTGVSAPLDVMFAAFDRAGARSA, via the coding sequence ATGTCCGTCGCGTTAGCCGGGGTCATCGGTGATCCGGTCGATCACAGTCTGTCACCCTTCCTGCATAATGCCGCATTTGAGCATCTCGGGATCGTCGCGCGCTATGAACGGTGGCGCACCAGCAGCGCCGAACTGCCGCAGCGGATCGCATCGCTGCGGGCGCCACATATTCTGGGCGCAAATGTTACGCTGCCGCACAAAATAGCCGTCATTCCGCTGCTCGACCGGCTCGATCCGCAGGCGGAACAGATCGGCGCCGTCAATACCATCGTGCGCCTCCCGGACGGGCAACTCGAAGGGTGCAACACCGATGCCCCCGCCACTATTGCGACTCTGCGCGAGGATGCCGGTTTCGACCCGACGGGAAAACGCATCGTTCTGCTTGGCGCAAGTGGCGCCGCGCGCGCCGCAGCATGTGCGCTCATTGCAGCGCAGGCGACGGCGTTGACGGTCATCAACCGCACCCTGGAACGCGCTGAGGAATTGCTGGCAGATGTGCTTGCCAACAGTGATGCTGATCCCTATCTGCGCGCACTTACGCCCGATGATCCTGATGTGCCCGAAGCGATTGCGTCTGCCGATCTGATCATCAACGCAACATCGCTCGGCTGGCATGCCGACGAAACCCCGCTGCCGGGGCATCTGATTCCCGCAACGGCGCTGGTGTTCGATATGGTCTATCGCCCGACCCGTCTGCTCCGCGAAGCGGCGCAGGCAGGCGCGGCAACCCTCGATGGACGCGGGATGCTGGTGCGGCAGGCGGCGCTGTCGTTCGAGCGCTGGACCGGCGTCTCCGCACCGCTCGATGTGATGTTCGCTGCATTCGACCGGGCAGGCGCTCGTTCTGCATAG
- a CDS encoding pyridoxal phosphate-dependent aminotransferase gives MAGFLDGEDLSPNAIERARQAAAGRYIDLTSSNPTHQGLLFPDDILRDASAAYWSNRRYNPEPRGLQAARKAIVQYYAERTPALALDADQIVVTASTSEAYSLLFALLTNPGDNVLAPVITYPLFEYLAIVHHIELRPYALDERRGWRIDPTSLRLQADERTRAVLVVSPHNPTGAVQTARLPALRALDLPIICDEVFAAFPYRAATVPPLGALYPDLPVFHLNGISKMFALPDLKLGWIALNDAAHDRFGARLEVLNDTFLSANTLTQTMLPSIFERGRAFTAAMHQRIRESLDMALTMLSGCDVVRVRPPDGGYYLFPEIIGWNDEEALTLYLLKHGVLVHPGYFYGYEQGAHIVISCLIEPTQLRAGIERLIVALSGVTRHA, from the coding sequence ATGGCTGGTTTTCTGGATGGCGAGGATCTCTCGCCCAATGCCATCGAGCGCGCCCGGCAGGCAGCGGCTGGCAGGTACATCGACCTGACGAGCAGCAATCCGACGCATCAGGGGCTTCTCTTTCCCGACGACATTTTGCGCGATGCATCCGCCGCCTACTGGTCGAACCGACGGTACAACCCGGAACCACGCGGTCTACAAGCGGCGCGGAAGGCGATTGTGCAGTACTATGCCGAACGAACGCCAGCGCTGGCGCTGGATGCCGACCAGATCGTGGTGACGGCAAGCACCAGCGAGGCGTACAGCCTGCTCTTCGCGCTCCTGACGAATCCAGGGGATAATGTGCTGGCGCCGGTGATCACCTATCCGTTGTTCGAATATCTGGCGATAGTGCATCATATCGAACTGCGCCCGTATGCGCTGGATGAGCGGCGTGGCTGGCGAATCGATCCGACCAGTCTACGGCTTCAGGCGGATGAGCGCACCCGTGCGGTGCTCGTCGTGTCGCCGCACAACCCGACGGGAGCAGTGCAGACGGCGCGGCTTCCTGCGCTCCGTGCCCTTGACCTGCCGATCATCTGTGATGAGGTCTTTGCGGCATTTCCGTACCGCGCGGCGACTGTTCCCCCATTGGGCGCGCTCTACCCTGATCTGCCAGTCTTTCATTTGAACGGCATCTCCAAAATGTTTGCGCTGCCCGATTTGAAACTTGGCTGGATTGCGTTGAACGATGCCGCCCACGACCGGTTCGGCGCACGCCTCGAGGTGTTGAACGACACCTTTCTCAGCGCCAACACCCTGACACAAACCATGCTGCCATCCATCTTCGAGCGTGGACGTGCGTTTACCGCTGCCATGCACCAACGTATCCGCGAGTCGCTGGATATGGCGCTCACCATGCTCAGCGGTTGTGATGTCGTGCGTGTACGCCCGCCGGATGGCGGCTACTATCTATTTCCTGAAATTATCGGCTGGAACGACGAAGAGGCGCTGACGCTCTATCTGTTGAAGCATGGGGTGCTGGTGCATCCCGGCTATTTCTACGGCTACGAACAGGGGGCGCACATCGTCATCTCCTGCCTGATCGAACCGACGCAGTTGCGCGCAGGAATTGAGCGTCTGATCGTGGCGCTTTCTGGAGTCACCCGCCACGCCTGA
- the coaBC gene encoding bifunctional phosphopantothenoylcysteine decarboxylase/phosphopantothenate--cysteine ligase CoaBC: protein MSIVKGKHIILGVTGSIAAYKVAELARNLTLDGAIVDVIMTAAAQRFVGAATFQALTGRPVLDDMWALPEDGVVGHVSLGQHADLLVIAPATANTIARLAAGLCDDLLTTTALATSAPILIAPAMNPHMYEHPATQANIALLRQRGVTILEPAYGRMAEPVIGRGRLPEPAIIEAEIRALLGRTCGPLRGRRVVVTAGGTHEPIDPVRFIGNRASGRMGYAIAAAARDRGASVTLISGPATAQPPAAVTLIRVETALDMQREVVSAIASADLLIMNAAVADFRPATASEHKIKKGDDEELTIRLVRNPDILASIAHRRDLVKIGFAAETHDLLTYAHEKLERKGLDMIVANEAVASIGAEDIQMILIDAQGVERLPQLPKPVAAERLLDAIIERFAARLRAPEIGSMTTEE, encoded by the coding sequence ATGAGCATTGTTAAAGGCAAACATATCATTCTCGGCGTTACCGGCAGCATCGCTGCCTACAAGGTCGCCGAATTAGCACGTAATCTGACGCTCGATGGCGCGATTGTTGACGTTATCATGACCGCCGCCGCGCAACGCTTTGTCGGCGCGGCGACGTTTCAGGCATTGACCGGGAGACCGGTGCTCGATGATATGTGGGCATTGCCGGAAGATGGTGTCGTCGGGCACGTGTCGCTCGGTCAGCACGCCGACCTGCTGGTGATCGCTCCGGCCACCGCCAATACCATTGCACGCCTGGCTGCCGGGTTGTGTGACGATTTGCTCACAACAACTGCACTTGCGACTTCTGCACCGATCCTGATTGCTCCAGCAATGAACCCGCATATGTACGAACATCCGGCGACCCAGGCAAATATTGCGCTGTTGCGGCAGCGCGGCGTTACCATCCTCGAACCGGCGTATGGGCGCATGGCTGAGCCGGTAATCGGGCGGGGGCGCCTGCCGGAACCTGCAATCATCGAAGCCGAGATCCGCGCACTCCTCGGACGCACCTGCGGTCCTCTGCGTGGGCGCAGGGTGGTGGTGACCGCTGGCGGCACCCACGAACCGATCGACCCGGTCCGCTTCATTGGCAATCGCGCGTCGGGCAGAATGGGATATGCCATCGCTGCAGCAGCCCGCGACCGGGGCGCTTCCGTCACCCTGATCAGCGGTCCGGCAACAGCGCAACCTCCGGCTGCCGTCACGCTGATACGTGTTGAGACGGCGCTCGATATGCAACGTGAAGTCGTGTCTGCCATCGCCAGTGCCGATCTGTTGATCATGAACGCAGCCGTCGCTGATTTTCGCCCGGCAACTGCATCCGAACACAAGATCAAAAAGGGCGATGATGAAGAGTTGACGATTCGCCTGGTGCGCAACCCTGATATTCTTGCAAGTATCGCGCATCGCCGCGATCTGGTCAAGATCGGATTTGCGGCGGAAACCCACGATCTGCTGACGTATGCACATGAGAAACTCGAACGCAAAGGTCTTGACATGATCGTTGCGAACGAGGCAGTCGCCAGTATTGGCGCCGAGGATATTCAGATGATCCTGATCGATGCGCAGGGTGTGGAACGGTTGCCGCAGTTGCCCAAACCTGTTGCAGCGGAACGGTTGCTTGATGCGATCATCGAGCGTTTCGCGGCGCGGTTGCGTGCTCCTGAGATCGGATCGATGACGACGGAAGAATGA
- a CDS encoding prepilin peptidase, which produces MDIVLVALTGLLLGAGLNLIIIRLPREQGFGGWPRCTRCGQRLAWWQALPLLGWVIQGGRARCCGRRLDGVYPIVDLITTATLLLLYLRYHVSISLVYAAVVAAVLIITGAIDWQHRLIYTLPTLGATLASVVASFAVPSHSLLNALAGLFVAGVLFVIFYVLAKILFPSHRAPFGLGDVYLGMFIGAALGLTNLPGALLYGMLLAGVFSAILVVLRRAGKRDTPQYISYGTFLCIGALIYLLIWGLAGPRPFS; this is translated from the coding sequence GTGGATATCGTTCTTGTGGCGCTGACCGGGCTGCTGCTTGGCGCAGGCCTGAACCTGATCATCATCCGCCTGCCGCGTGAGCAGGGATTCGGTGGATGGCCACGCTGCACCCGCTGTGGTCAACGCCTGGCGTGGTGGCAGGCGCTGCCGCTGCTCGGTTGGGTCATCCAGGGCGGGCGCGCCAGGTGCTGCGGTCGTCGCCTCGATGGGGTGTATCCAATTGTCGATCTGATCACGACTGCGACCCTGCTTCTGCTCTACCTCCGGTATCACGTGAGTATCAGTCTCGTCTACGCCGCCGTTGTCGCTGCGGTTCTGATCATCACTGGCGCCATCGACTGGCAGCATCGCCTGATCTACACGTTGCCAACCCTCGGCGCCACGCTGGCGTCAGTCGTTGCGTCTTTTGCTGTTCCTTCTCACAGCCTGCTGAACGCACTGGCAGGGTTGTTCGTTGCAGGTGTCTTATTTGTCATCTTCTACGTCCTGGCGAAGATCCTGTTTCCATCGCATCGGGCGCCGTTTGGATTGGGGGACGTCTATCTCGGCATGTTCATCGGTGCAGCGCTCGGACTGACCAACCTGCCCGGCGCGCTGCTCTACGGCATGCTGCTGGCAGGCGTCTTTTCGGCGATCCTGGTGGTGTTGCGCCGTGCTGGAAAACGTGATACGCCACAGTACATTTCCTATGGCACATTTCTGTGCATTGGCGCCTTGATCTACCTGCTGATCTGGGGGCTTGCCGGTCCGCGCCCGTTCTCGTAA
- a CDS encoding HEAT repeat domain-containing protein: MNTTPSDNNQTPDDVNGAPSAERDGETANGAQTGTRSLVQAPRALATPDRRVSANVAGAALQQRIMTLVSALGDPRHPLHARAVEDLVTLGEPAVPALIEALRTHEPWLIAYRATEALSQIGDGRAAGPLVDALRHPNSNVRWGAVRALATVGDARALIELRRVARTDRSKTSWGESVGDTARVVLDQMQSRTLLARVAELIKTAIACVLMLVALIFAWSVLTELRDELTRIGRVEPAPVIVAPPMPTTVPQAIVTLPQSPTSPPTVQPVAPTPVEAPPLTGVVVTSGNVRATPARLPDNVIGSVMAGDALIFLGVTPDGAWYRVRLGSPAAASSQIRSVDGSGWVSASLVEAPERVPVETPPPVPTPTP, encoded by the coding sequence ATGAATACGACTCCTTCCGACAATAACCAGACACCCGATGACGTCAATGGCGCGCCATCGGCGGAACGCGACGGTGAGACAGCAAATGGTGCGCAGACGGGCACGCGCAGTCTGGTGCAGGCGCCACGCGCTCTGGCGACTCCCGACCGGCGTGTGAGCGCCAATGTAGCCGGTGCGGCGCTTCAGCAGCGTATCATGACCCTTGTCAGCGCGCTCGGCGATCCGCGTCATCCGCTCCACGCGCGTGCCGTCGAGGATCTGGTAACGCTGGGTGAACCGGCGGTGCCGGCGCTGATCGAGGCGTTGCGCACGCATGAGCCGTGGCTGATCGCCTATCGTGCCACTGAAGCGCTGAGTCAGATTGGTGATGGTCGCGCTGCTGGTCCGCTCGTGGATGCGCTGCGTCACCCAAACAGCAATGTGCGCTGGGGTGCGGTGCGCGCACTGGCAACCGTGGGGGATGCGCGTGCATTGATCGAACTTCGCCGGGTGGCCCGCACGGATCGCAGCAAGACCAGTTGGGGCGAATCGGTCGGCGATACGGCGCGCGTTGTGCTGGATCAGATGCAGAGCCGCACGCTGCTGGCGCGCGTCGCCGAACTGATCAAGACGGCGATCGCCTGTGTGTTGATGCTCGTCGCGCTGATCTTTGCCTGGAGTGTGCTGACCGAGCTACGTGATGAACTCACCCGGATTGGGCGGGTCGAACCGGCGCCGGTGATTGTTGCGCCGCCAATGCCCACGACCGTGCCGCAGGCAATCGTCACGCTGCCACAATCGCCAACCTCGCCGCCGACCGTGCAACCCGTGGCGCCGACACCTGTCGAGGCGCCGCCGCTGACCGGTGTTGTTGTGACATCAGGAAATGTGCGCGCAACCCCAGCGCGCCTGCCGGATAATGTCATCGGTAGTGTGATGGCAGGTGATGCGCTCATTTTTCTGGGGGTGACTCCGGACGGAGCGTGGTACCGTGTGCGGCTCGGTTCACCGGCGGCGGCATCGTCACAGATCCGCAGCGTCGATGGGAGCGGATGGGTGAGTGCGTCCCTCGTTGAAGCGCCGGAGCGCGTGCCGGTCGAAACGCCGCCTCCCGTTCCCACGCCGACGCCATAG